A stretch of DNA from Paramormyrops kingsleyae isolate MSU_618 chromosome 15, PKINGS_0.4, whole genome shotgun sequence:
CCACCAAGGTCATTTTCAACCCTGTGTCTTGAAAAAGGAAAGAATGAtgggatatttaaaaaaaaaacaacattctaAAGGACATGTTTTAGCAGCAAATAAAGCTGAATTTTACTGAACCATTAGTATTATTGATTTTTTCCCCTAATGTGTGTGAAGTAGTTTACACAGTTTTCAGGCTATAATGATGGTTAATAATATGTTTAATAATCCAGCTCATTGCTACTTTTTCTCCACAGCTCGCATCACTGGAGCGACAGATCTTTGACTTCCTGGGATATCAGTGGGTCCCCATCCTCGGAAACTTTCTGCACATAATAGTTGTCATCCTCGGCCTCTTTGGAACAATTCAGTATCGCTCAAAATACATTGTGGTGGTGAGTAACTATTATCGCTATTTCTGCAGGGTGCCAAGGGTTGGTGTCTCAGATGTAAGGTTGACCACCATGTCAAAGGGGAGACAATCTGAGCTCCTTCAAGTCTTATAAACGGCTTtaaaattgaaaggctcctgtgcttcggaaaatagttcagttcttcttgtgcttttactagtttgtttctttgactgaaagactcacaTTAACATTTGTGACACATGCACGactataggagactgaccaatcagcacacagcaagaacttcgtgcttaagtgaaatccaggtcgttttaattgaaatggtagttcgCAAACCCTGTCCTCTCTCATAGTGTCCCCCCCTGGCGTGGATTAGGTTTCCATCCTATTTGGATGGGTCATAAACATGCTGCAGTAGGAGACCGTGGCCCATGTCTGCTTCATGCCAGAATGCTGCACCTCCAAAGCTCTAAATCATCTTCCTGGCTCTTAAGTGGAGTCTCTTCCCTGATTACATGCCAACAGCATAAACAGAAGCTCCAGAAAAGCTGCTTGTTGTATGAAGATGCAAATTCCCAGATGGTGTTGCGGCTGCCTTCTGGCCTGACTCTGCCCCCCTCCAGCCTCAATGGCCCCCGGATGGCCTTTAAATAAGCGCTCTGAAATGGCTAATTATGAGACTTTGTCCTGGAAGTTTGGGGTCAGTGCTCCCCAAAGCATTTCCAAATTGCTCTCGTTGCTGATTTCTGTGACACTTCACATTTAAGAGCCTCATTTGCCCAAGTATTTACACTCAGAATCAATACCAAATGTGCCGGAGAACAAGTTGCTCTTTTTTATGACTTATCTAGTTTTTTGGTAACTTTACAATAACATACATatactagtggccaaaattgtggaaacacttccaatttttagagcTTGCATAACTTgttccagttacttatttaatcatccaatgatatttgtaacattctttgattttTCATGAACATTACCATCGGTATTCATGTAGTAATTTCTAAAgcataatgccaaaaatgttaggtgttttcataattttggccactatTGTGGCCAaaattatctgtttttttttttttttttttttaatttttaacctCTGGGTGAGGAGCTGACTTAGTACTTCATGTGGTCGGGTGAGATGTTGAAATGCCAAAACGATCAAATGTGAcgtgttggaaaaaaaaacaagagactGAGAACGTGTCAGAAGCAGAGACCTCAGCAAATGGCTGTCCATTCACTGGCCAAACAGGCGCGTGTAATGGCCTGAAATGTAAGCACAGACTGTCACTTGAATCAGACTATTGTTTCAATAGACATCAGTGTTTTGTtgtaattagatttttttgtgtaatattGGAAGTAGCAATAGATTTCCTGTTATGCTGTAATGAAAGAGAATGGAATTACAGTGAATTACAATGAcaaaattttcatttaaaatatatttatttgaaagatGCTTTTATCAATAGTGACATACAgttgagaaggcagggtcagacagtcctcTACAGCAGTTGGGAGTTAAGGTCCTTGCTCAGAGGCacagtgatgacatcactctgctggttgtgggattcTTTACAATGACCTTCCAATCAAAAGCACAGAATTTTTGCCTTTAAATGTTCAAAAACCCTGACATACCACCTGGTGAAACCTCAGACTCCATAAACACCATCTTCAAAACAGTTTCCTGGCAGTAATGAGTTTGAAATGGTCTTTGTAAACGTACAGACTTTTAAACTTCCTTTAATTGCTGCCCATCACCTTGACCTAacttgttatttttatgttgtcGCTCTACCTTATGACTTCAACTTAGCGCTGTGTTCGGAGTAGGATGGTCGGGTTTACTAGACATGAACGCGTTACATTTCAGAGGTTGATCGGTCATGAAGCACGTAATCACATAAGTCCCATTCTGACATTGGTGGGACAGGAGATGTCTGGCTCTTCTGCTAAGTGGCTCCAGATGCAGGACGGCTGCTGGACGTCCTGTCATTTTTGCCGCTGATGATGGGGAGGCTGGTGGGATATTTGGTTGGAGCCAAGACTTGCAAAGTCTTGGAAACTTACTTGGAAAGTGCAGTGTTTTGTGAACAGATTTCTTGTGCTGGTGAATTTTTCAATCAAAATCCCAGGAATCCTCAGTGTATAACAGCTGGTGTCAAACAAGCTAGTTGTTAGCACGATGCTATTAATTGCGATGTATTATGGAACTCgtgtcagtagctggatgcAGCCTTGCATTAGTAAATAGCTGCTGCTCGTGTGGTGGGGGCTGGCCCCCGGGAGCCCTGCTCCTTTTAGGATCCCTAAAGCTCCCCAATGGGGGATTATGGGTGGCCTTTTTTCCACATTGATCTTTCAGTGTGACGGTTTCATGCCCTTCATGCtgtgggtggtgtgtggctcagtggcttagGCGGCCgtgcctgtgattagaaggCTGCTGGTCCAAATCCCAGGGCTGGCAGACTGATGTCACTGCCGGGCCCCCTGAGCAAGGCTGTTAAccctaattgctccaggaaTTGGCTGACCTTgccttctcaaaaatgtatgtcactttggattaaaatgtctgctaaataaatgtaaaaatgtctttctctctccccaGTACTCCATCTGGATCGCTCTATGGGTGGCATGGAATGTGTTCGTTATCTGCTTCTATTTAGAAGTTGGAGGTCTGTCTAAGGTAAGGTCACATGCTACATAAATATATGCTAAATCAGTGAGCTGGTTTTGCTGCAACCCAGTGTGGAATATgcagatgggtggatggatgtgtgTAATTCACTGTGCATAGTGTTTCACGGTTACCATGGTATTAGTGAAGTTCATTTTATCTTAACCATGACATACCTTTGAAttgtttgaaatgaaagtcACATGACTAGTAATTTCACTGGCTCTTATTGCTGTGCGAAGCTTCTTAGCATGAAGCTCATAGTGACAGAGCTATGGATTGACACTGCTATCAGATTCTCTTGCCAAAACCTATTTCCTTTGGTCAGCTTCCACTGCATTAAACCAGTGACCAATAGCACAAGATAATTTCACTGGTTTTAGGTTACAGAGATGACACCAGTGGTGTTGGGTTATGGAGATGATGGCACCGTCTTTGACTTATGGATTTTGGGCAAAGTCATAGCCGTCTTTCATGTCCcttattgcactgctgtcttaTGTTCTAGGTGTTTGGAGGAAAACCACATCTTAGCCTGTTCTTGGTCAGAGTTAATATTTCACTGGAATGAGCTGCAGTAGTCAGCAGTTACATAATCCAGGGGTGTTAGCCCCAGCTCTCATGCAATCACTAATGCAGATCAAGGCCACTCCTCTGGACAGAGTGACACTGCAAAGCCGTCATAACAAAAGCCCGTTAAGAACAGACAAACAACAAAGCAAAAAACGGCTAAAGAAAAACAGCATTACTCCAGGGCTGTGCTTTGTGACCCAGAAGTGCCGTCCATCTTTCTGCTTCCAGGTGACCTGAACAGTCACCTTGCTGTCTAGCAGGTGGTGAAGCTCTATAAGAAGAGGCAGCCATGTGTTTAAATCTCCACTGGGTGAGATTCTGCTTTGGGTCTCGTCACGCACAGAGAGTGGGACTGTAAATTTAACACCCTGGGATGGCTGTCCCCGGTGATGGATTCGGGAGCAGACGGTTAGCCCTTAATAACATGGCAGAGTGATCATGCAGCCCCTACGGTCACTCTGCAGTTTAGTACACCTCTGAGAGCTAGATATCACCCCTGAACCAGATTCAAATGCTCCCATCCAGACTGGATATCACCCCTGAGCCAGATTCAAACCAGATTCTGTCCAGACTGTgagtggaaatgtgttcaggACCGTAGAAGTGTTAATTGTTTCTTGAGTTGCAGTGACAACTTTTGAATATGCACTACATTAAATTTCAGATGAAGAAATTAAGGCAATGAGATCTGCTAACGTATTATGATTTAAGCATTGAATGAAACATTATGGGACTGCTGTTATTGCAAAGGATGCAACTCCTCTTCACAAAAATTTTGTAACTgcaattttgtattttcaacCCATGCAGCTCTTAATAAGCAGGATGATGCTGTGATTTACCTATGGAAAAACAGTGGGTCACACCACTGGGCACAAATCAATCGAATTAGCATACTTTGCAAACAATGCTGCAGGGTTATAAATACTCGGAAGCACGCTGTGAATAGCAGTGAGGAGTTCTGTTACTCTCTCCGGTGCCTTTGGCGATACCTCATCCGAGGACGGCAGGCAAGGTGAGACGTGGAAGTAACTCGGAGGTTTGCGGTGGCCGGGGGGGCTGCTTTGCACGGAAAGACGACGCCCCCGCAATGGTGTGGCGGCTGTTTTTGAAGGACGTGGGAATGATGGTGAGCGAATGCTCTGTCATTCAGCGGCATTAAAGATGGAACACCACTTCGACCGTTCAAAATATCTGACAGGAAAGGGACTTATTTTTGAAGATAACGCTTATCCTGTATTGGTTGAAGCCGATGATGCCCCCTCCCTTGCCGTCGTATGATTGGTTGGCCAGCACTGCTCTTATCCAATAGGTTGACCAGCACTGCTCTTATCCAAAAGACTGCATCTACATGCCAGGATGGATCTCCGTTGAAAAACACCTCACCATTCCAGATTTTTCCAGGTGTTATCTAGTCCGGAGGGTGCATGATCACCCCGTATTTTTTTTGTGGTACTTCCCTGGGTGCTTCTGTTTACTCCCATACTCCAAAATGTGAAGTTATGTGAACTGGTGTCTCAAAAAGCTCACAGTGCGTGAACTTGGGCCACCTGGTGCACATCCCATGCAGGTTGCCCTTTGTACCCTGCCTTGTGTGTCCTGGGACTGGTTCCAAGCTCACCAAGACACTGCACTAGATAATCAGTTATCAgggtccagggtgtcccctgcctcgtgccctgtgatagactggcatcctgtccatggtgtcccctgcctcgtgccctgtgatagactggcatcctgtccttggtgtcccctgcctcgtgccctgtgacggactggcgtcctgtccagggtgtccctcttcTGGGATAATCTCCTGGATCAGCACAAACCAGTACTGAATAATACTGTATATCTTAAGCtattaaagtaaaaatgctACAGGTTAAGTTATAACGTAATAGAATTTTGGCCTGCAACTGATGCATGAGCTCTTTGCTAACTCACTCCCGGCACCATATAGATGAGGGAGAACACTATGTGAATCTGAACTGCTAAAGGAACAGGAGAACAGCAGTTGGATGTTGTAGGCAGTATAAGCAAGCTATGTAAGGTTATACCCTCTATCTTACGGCCTTTGGTCTTTTATTTAACTGGGTGTCAATGCTATGTGACTTTAGCTTTTACATATATCATATATCAATATATCATATGTACAGATCTAAAAATATATGGAGGGTCTGTGTGGTGTCAGTATCAGTCCCTGCCCTCTCATTTCCctgcctggccagcaggtgtcgcagGTCACCCCTTTCCTAGTGTTTGAGTTCTTTGTAATTATGACCCACATAAAAACCTTGTTAGTCCTAGCCCTAGTGTTTGAGTTGTTAATGACCTGCACCTGTGTCTTGTTGCCCGAAGGCTTTTGGTTAATTGTTGTGGCtcacacctgtcccttgtttaaCCCTTGTTTCCCACGTGTATATATGTGCCTGTCCTTGGCTTTTGCTCCTATTGGTCAACATGCTGGTTTCCTGTGTGGTGTTTGTATGTCTTACCTGCTCGAAGGAAGCTTGTTTGATTCCCGGGGCCTacagtgtgatgtcactgttgggcctcTGTGCAAGAAATTTAACCCCCGATAGttgcagggactgtctgaccctgctgtATCTCAAATAATGTATGCCGCTTTGAGTAAAAGCACCTGCTAAGTACGAGTTGCGAGTGAGTAAGCCATTTAGCCTCCTCTTGGTTCCTCATCCTGCTTCATTGTGTCAGTGTAACATGTCGGAGATGCAGCCCCCACTCAATTTGCGCCCCTCACCCACCTTTGCGGCTGTCTGGGCAGTGCCATGGccgtcctggggggggggggctctgccaCCGTTGCCCCACTCGGATTCGGCACATTCGGGCACAGATGTACGGAGATGGGGTACTATCCTGTCCCCCGGTGACAGGTGACGTGTACTTTTTGTGGGCAGGATGGCAAACACTTGCCTAGGCATAGTGTAGGTGACAGTGACCAGTGTTATTATTGTTACATTTCAATTTCTCCtcacgaccctgaataggagaaccagttacagaaaatggatgaatggacatTTTAATTTCTCCTGGAAAAAAATCTGTAGGAATGATAAATATCTTGATTAAGGAAGTTGCATTATGGCAAAAACAGGTGGTACATAATGGAAGGTCTGAGCTGAACAAAGTAGGGTGagattcatttttaataaatcaCCACATTCAGAATTAATAGACTGAAGATGATTGAGAAGTAAATACAAATGTTTGGCTCAAATTTGAATTTATAATTATGGAAACAGAAGTTTTACTGAAAAAATTATTAGTATgtaaaatgaatggatggtaaATAGTATTTAACTAAGTACTCACTGAAAGACGTACAGTGAGTGGGTGTGGGGTGAATTGGTTTGCTGCTGTTAAGAATCAAATCTGAATTTCACATTTATCTGGGTTTTAGTGAATAACACAGCATATGTGGATCAGAGACACGTCTTGGGGTTGGAAAAAAGTAATTGTGTCAATAAGGACAGTAAAATGCTCCGGTAGCAAATAGAGGTGTGTAGCTCTGTGAGGTTGGACTCTGCGCCCCTGGTCCGAATGGTGCCACTGTTGGGCTCTTGTGCATGACCTTTAACCCCAATTACTGTAAAAAGCACCCTCTAAATAAATGTCAGTGGTTTCTCAAGAACTGCAATGCTAATTGCAGAGGTGATTGGTCGTTTCGGGTTTCATGTCCTATCACTTACAAACGCTGTAGCCACATGGAATTTGCACAGCTTGTCAGTCCACGTCGTGTCATTTGTGAGCCCAAAACCTCAAGCTGACAAGCATCTGAATGCGGACATCTTGCTGTTGTCAGAGATGGAGGCATACGGCTGGGCTCTGAGACTGATCGCTAAATCATCTCCTTGTCGCCCCGGGGAATGTCTGTCCTGCTCACAGAATACAGATGAAGCCCCCACTTGAAGCTGTGGTCACCCCCGGACAGAACACAAAGTGGCTGGTGACAGTGGGCTTTGCTCCGTTGTCCCTCTGCGGCTCAGAGACAGCCCAGCGCTCCTGCCTGTCCGAGTCAGACTCTTAGCAGCACAGACTCCCACAGCTGGGCTGTGACTCATGACAGCATAAGAACAGGATGGCCATTTTCCAGGCTCCATGGGAATGACAGAGACAGCAGTAAAGTGGTGCTGTCACTAGCCtagtgtgtgtttattttagtGTCATCCGCTAATTAACACTAGTGCTGGTCAACTCAAGGGTGACCTAGACGGCTTCCTAGAGCGCCATCTCCTGAGGACTTAGCAAACCTGCGTGTGTCAGGCACCATATTGAGCTCTCTTGTTGGGAAAGGGCCAGATTCCCTTGGGGTTCATCCTGGATGGATGGTACTGTCAGAAGGTGTCGGTACACAAAGAGATCACAGCACAGCACCAGGCTCCGATCGTCCCTGCAAACCGAAACAGCCACGACCCGTTACACAACACACCGGTGTTTATTCGCTGTCATTTCCAGAACATGTTTTCTCTTGATACAAAGCCCAAATCGCTGTCTGCCCCAGACTGTAAAAATCAGTAATTTCCAGGCCGCGTGAGAAATTTTACAAACACTATTTACGGAATGCATAACTCATCTGCACTTGATTTTCTTAAATAAATGTCTTCCAGATAgtaaagttttctttttaaatgaaaaggaATGAATTTGTAAGTAACTgacaaacacaacaaattaaAGTGTCGGCATTAAATGTCCCTTTCGTTCGCATTTAATTGCTTTTATGCAGCTATCTTAGCACTAAACTGCTCCATTATGCTAATGCATGTGGAATTAGATCATTATGTTAATGGTACATTGTgcagtcagtttttttttcctggtgtTTAATTGCTTCCTTGGTGAATTGTATAAACATGCACATATATCACTTGAAAAGCTTTTTATACCTGCCCAATCTGCGCAATTGTCTGCTTTTTATGCTTTGGTGAAGTTCATTGTATGCATTTCTCCAGGTTTGTGATTTCCGTGCAACGCCAAGCCTTGCATGTGCTTAACTTCCGTGTTTGATACTTAAcggagttgttttttttttatggggaTTCAATGAAGTGATGGTACTAAACCTCAGGGTTGTGTTCAGTGTCGGATATCTGTGGTCATTGATTCTTGGCACATAGCGATCTGGTGCTGGATAAGGGGTTTGTACGATGGACCGATGCTGCGTGATCCTTGGCAGTAACTGGACAAGATGGAGATATACTTCACTGCATTGCAAAGGATGCAGAACTTCGGTGTTCCTAACAATTTCTGTAAAGAATGAAGTTTGCACTGTGCCAGTATTATAATTACAGCATGAGCCAGCTGGGAGTAACAGGAGCTGCTCATTAGCAAGGGGTGATTGTGTGGACTCGAGTGTCTCTCTGCACCTTAGTGAGAGCATCCATGTTAATTACTACATGTCACACATCGCCCCTGCTTAAGAATCACCCATATTGAGCTTAATAGAGTTAGCTGTTTGCTTGCTATTTAATCTCACACTTTTCAGGACACCTGTGTCCTGGACTCTTGCTCTGTAATTAGCAGTGCTGTGCTTGCTGAGTTCCGTGGGCCCCTGCCTTCAGTCTCAGCAGCTCGGATCCACATCTTTGCCTCACCCGCGGCCCGCAGGTGCCCAGGGGTTCCTGCAGAAGCTGCATGCGTTGATGTGGAGCGAAGCCAGGGGCGCAGAAGGAGCAGAGACCCCGAGATTTTTCCGGTCTTTGTGTGGTACACACTACAGGTTGACTGATATTTGTTTTTTGGGGTGGGACAGCTGATAGTATGATTGTTACATTCCTACTTAAAATAAACAAGTAACACAGTTGCTAAAGTTGTATTTATGTAGCATTAACATGCAAATACAATTTCTATTAATTATTCATATTAATCACTCTTTAAAGAAGGGCATGCAGCTTATTAAGAGTAATAGAGCATATAAACATTTAACCATACTCGGTGCTCATCTCTGTGGTGTTTCATGACTAAatttattcaattcaattcaattcaattttatttatatagcgcattatcacaacattacattacatttacatttatgacaaaagtaacaaaatatttttaaaaattgagaTCATTCTGGCATTCTGATGTTGTTCATCATGTGAAACTGATGTGAAATTTAGCACTCTTGTTCACTCCTGGCTCACTACTGTAGGTGCTGATAAACCACATTATAACACTGATGAAGTGAGTACTCAGCATGTCaatcatgcacacacacacacacacacacacacacacacacagacacacacacagacacacacacacacacagacacagacacacacacacacctctttGATATTTTGTCACTTTTGAGTGAAAAAGCATCTTTACTACAGATGCTCAACAATGTCAATGAAATGTCAGGAAATTTCTGATAAAATGTGTAGGGTGTGTGACCGATAAGGAATGACGCAGATACTAAGCGAATCGGTAAAGAGAATCAGGAGTTTTTGCTATGAGGGTCGTCGAGGTGCAGATACCGCCACCAAGTTCGTCCTGATTGGTTGTTTCCTCTGGAGCTGCCAGCACTCGCTCACAGATTCGCTACTTGGCAGGAAAGCGGTTTATCTACGATCGATATCTGTGCCGTTGAGCCCgtttgggcctggggggggtggggttcccGCTCTGCAACGATTTCCTTAATTGACTGACTGTCAGGCCGCACCTGAGCTTCCCTTGTCAGATGCAGGAGAACATCTCACCCAATCGGTATTGACCTTTCTTCCCATAGGACACTGACCTCATGACCTTCAATATCTCCATGCACCGCTCCTGGTGGCGTGAGCACGGCCCCGGCTGCGTGAGCAGGGAAGTCCCGCCCCCAGGCTCCCGCACACTGGAGGACCACACCTACATCTCTGTCACTGGCTGCATCATGGAGTTCCAGTACCTGGAGGTCATGCACTCTGCCCTGCAGATCCTATTGGCTGTGAGTACCGCCCGTCACAAGCATGCCAACCTCTGCTACAATTTACTGGCTGTGTCACAGCAGACCTGTGTTTCGGGGTCATACTGCTCGTGGTTACTCAATGTAATTGAGGATAATTGACAAACATATTATAAAAAGGCAATTCATGAATTAAAACACAAGTAAAACTGCTGTAGATTAAGCCGCATGACTCTCGGGTACCTCTCTGCAGATCTAATTGAATAAAAAGCGTTAATCAATAAGTAGCTGAAAATTCTAAGCTCTTACTTCAGCCCAAGGGTAATTGATTCTTTTTGCATAGTTAAATGGGTTCAGCTTCAGACTCGTGGAAATGGTGACATCTCACCTAATCGGCAAACGCAAATACCTGACAAATACTGTCATGAGGTAAGTGGGCTGGGGGCAAAGTGGTAGCCTGTTTAAGGTCATGGGAAAAGGAATCAGGGGTGAATGGAAAATGAGACAATGCAGAGCTGATTCTGCACTGGAGACATGAGATTTTAAAGCTTCTTTTACAGGCCAAAGGCACAGCTGATATTACCTGTTAGTTGTGGGATTTTACAGCATCCTTTCACATCCACACGACGCAGCATCTTCTGACTGAAATTGGTCCACAACCAGAGTGTCTAGCAGTGAGCTGCACTTGGGGGGCTGCCCTCACTATCCAGGCTGCAGTACTCACATTACTATAAATACTCGGTTACAATCACTTACTGCATCTCTACATCAGCATAATGTAGGTGCTGCTCAGCTTACGATGGAGTCATATTCCGATGAACCCGTCGTAAGTTGAAAATATCGTAAGTCAAATATAAATATGATATGATGAGTAAGCaaataagtaaacaaataaataagcacataaatacataaggaagtgaatgaatgaataaatgtcactgaataagtaaatttttgcttaaaaaaaatacaccgtCTGATACGTTGCCACACACCTTATGAGGTGTTTACGCTCATGATCCCTACGGAGACCGGAAACATGGCTGGGTGGATGCTGCTGTCACCCAGCAACAGTAGAAAGTATCATACTCCATATTGCTGGCCTGGAAACAGAATCAAAATTCAGTGAACGTGCATCCGTATCGCAGGATTGTAAAGACGAAATATCCTAAATCAAACCATCAGAATGTGAGGAATGTCTGTACATGTTTACTCCTattgaattgaatattgaatatttatCATAGCATTTCACTGGACTCCAGCTGTCCTGTAACACGTATCCCCCCACcctgtgccctctgctgcctgcagtAAGCTCCAATTCTGTCCCCCAACCCTGAATTTGACAAGCAGTTGGGAAATGGATGGGTCTCATTGGATTTTATGTATTCATATTTATGTGTATTGAGAATACCTTGCAGTTTTGTGTTTTGGATTTGGACAAACGGCCTACTGGTCTCTGACATGCAGCAAAATCTGCTTTACGGGTGCAGACGTGCTgatcagcagggggagctgtttCCAAAACAGCTCCAGAGGGGACGAATCACATGACCAAACACGGCCATAACATGGCCATGACTGCCCCCAAACGACTGTTTGACCTTTTTTGACAGTCACGGCGTAACCAAGGAGACCACAGTGCACCTTGACATCCAGTCAGATGATCTCCGTCACACTAACAGATCTGACCGAGTGTTTCCTAAAAGGTTTCATCTCTTTGCTGCTGGAACTGATGCTTTTCTGGGAATGACTGAAGAAAGCAGACTGATTGCAATAGCAGAAAGCAGATTATTTCTAATGCTGGAGACAGCCTCTGTGGAGTTATCTATCAACATTAAAATGCAGCATGACACTGGGGGTAGCTGCCCACCATATGTGGTTGGGAATTGGCTGTGGTAGCCTGGTAGGTCATCCTCACATCAGAGACAGCACAGGAACCTATAAATAATGAACTAAGGCAAGTCAGGTGACTCTGCAGAGGAGAAAAGATGCATTAATAGTGCTCAGTAGTTATGGTGCATCCTGCTCGTCTCCATGGAGCAGGTAGCTTGTGGTGATGCCAAACCGGGCCGTTAGTTGAGGTGTCAGCCTCTGCTGTGAGCCAAAGA
This window harbors:
- the LOC111834806 gene encoding sodium/potassium-transporting ATPase subunit beta-1-interacting protein 3 isoform X2, with the protein product MGCCTGRCTLIFLCTLQLLASLERQIFDFLGYQWVPILGNFLHIIVVILGLFGTIQYRSKYIVVYSIWIALWVAWNVFVICFYLEVGGLSKDTDLMTFNISMHRSWWREHGPGCVSREVPPPGSRTLEDHTYISVTGCIMEFQYLEVMHSALQILLALAGFVYACYVISIFSEEEDSCKY
- the LOC111834806 gene encoding sodium/potassium-transporting ATPase subunit beta-1-interacting protein 3 isoform X1, translating into MGCCTGRCTLIFLCTLQLLASLERQIFDFLGYQWVPILGNFLHIIVVILGLFGTIQYRSKYIVVYSIWIALWVAWNVFVICFYLEVGGLSKDTDLMTFNISMHRSWWREHGPGCVSREVPPPGSRTLEDHTYISVTGCIMEFQYLEVMHSALQILLALAGFVYACYVISIFSEEEDSYQNK
- the LOC111834806 gene encoding sodium/potassium-transporting ATPase subunit beta-1-interacting protein 3 isoform X3 translates to MSVASWINLVKFADDTKLASLERQIFDFLGYQWVPILGNFLHIIVVILGLFGTIQYRSKYIVVYSIWIALWVAWNVFVICFYLEVGGLSKDTDLMTFNISMHRSWWREHGPGCVSREVPPPGSRTLEDHTYISVTGCIMEFQYLEVMHSALQILLALAGFVYACYVISIFSEEEDSYQNK